The DNA region gggggggcagggcttcCAGGCGGGGGGCACAGTGAATGCAAAGGTCAGCAGTGAGGTCAGCACTCGCAGGGCCCCAGGTCATGGCCAGCCTCGTAGGTCAGGTGCGAAGTCTCCACGGGATCTGAGCTGAAAGGTGGTAAAGACAGGCTTGGGCCCCAGGACCGTAGGGACCAGCCTTCAGCAGTGTCTGCTCCTGTCTCAGCCCCTCTGTCTCCACACCAGGCCTTGAGGTGGGCAGGGCGCAAAGAAGTCCCAGCCGGGTGACCTGTGGGGAGATGGAGGCCCCAAGGGGCCCAGGGACTGTCTCAAGGTCACCTGGTGAGTCAGGGTAGCCTGGAGTGAATCATCATCTCATATGCTGTCCCAGTGTCCTGCAGGCAGGGTGGTAACTAGGCCCAAGCTGCCCCCAGAGTGAGCCAGCCACCGGGCGCTGACACCAGCATTGGGACAAAGAAGCTTCTGTGTGCCCGCCTCCGCCACCCCTACCCCCATTAAAGAGGACTTGGGCAGCAGGCCTGAAGGCCTGGCGTTGCTGCTCTAGAAACAGCCACCGCCCGTAGATCACAGAGCGGGTTCCTCCCTTAGGCTGGGGGAGGGCTCTGTCTCTCCAAAAAAAATTCCTGACGTCTGCCTAAAGCCCACATCCCTCCCTGCTCAGCAGCCTGACAAGGCCAGGggcttgaggctcagagagaggagtAATATTTAACTACTAACTGTAGCTACATTTGGGGAGCACTTACTATGTCCCAAGGACCTGCATTAGCCCACTGTTATTAACTGACTGTAGTTAAGTGAAGTAAGTACCATTAATATCCCCATTTCCCAGACGTGGACGTGAAGGGTCAGCATCGTCATGAATGGCCCTCGCCTTGGTCTCTGGCCACTCGCCAGCAGCCCTGACCGCCTCAGGGCAGTCCTCACCCTTCAGatctcctttcctcctctggcACGTGGGATGTGGTGGGGCCTATCACAATGCCGTGAGATAATACACgtttttttaaatggactttATGTTTTAGGACAGCTTTAGATTTACGGAAGATGAGCAGATACTACAGCGAGTTCCCATATACGCCCTGCCCCCAATTTCCCTTATTAGTAACATCTTATATTAGTATCATACGTTTGTTACAATTAGTACACCAATATGGATACATTATTAtgaactaaagtccatagtttattcagatGTCCTTAGTTTTTagctaatgtcctttttctgttccaggatcccatgcAGGATTCCACATCACATTTAGTTGTCACGTCCCTTGAGGCTCCTTAGCTGCGACAGTTTCTCAGGTTTTCCCTGTTTTCAGTGGTCTGAACAGTTTGGAGGAGTGCTTGTGTTTTGTAGGATGCCCATCTGCTGGAATTTGTCTGGTGTTTTTCTTAGTGGGTTATGTGTCTTGGGGAGGAAGCGCTCAGAGGtcaagtgccattttcatcacatcgtAGCAAGGGTATGTACTATCAGCATGACTTATCACCGTAATGTTGATCTTGACCACCTAGCCCAAGTggtatttgtcaggtttctccactgtaaaggtactttccccgcccccgcccccgcttcTGTACTGTATTCCCCTTGGAGAGAAGTCACTGTGTATAGCCCATATTTAATCTGTGGGGAGTTAAACACCTGATGATGCACTTTTTAACACCTTTGACAAAGCACCCAGCACACAGGAAGCACCCCAATGTTAACCGTAATCACAAGACATTTTtctaatattgtttttattatcattgtcatcatctGTAAGGATTAAATGCTTAGGACGATTAAGGAGATAAATGTATAACCAGCTTAGGACTGGCCTTGGTACAGTTTAGGGATTAAGAGAGATAAAACGTTATAAAACGTCTCTGGCACAGAGCCTGGTAActataagtgctcaataaatatcaaggaaaaataaataagtaaataaatgaatggatggatgaatagatagatagctGACGTCTTTACCCTAAGAAGATGAGGGCATAGATCTTCACACAGGCTCGTGAATGCATGTTCACAGGAGCCTGAGTCATACCAGCCCCAACCTGGGAACAACCTAGTCGTCCAGGAGCAAAACGGATAAATTTACTCTGGTACATCCAGAtggtggaatactactcagcagtaaaaaggatgAACTCCTGATACACACAACCACATGGATGACTCTAGAAGCGTTATGCTAGTGAAGGAAGCTAGACCCAAAAAAGCACATACCATAAGAATCAATTTGTGTAAATTTCTAGAATTGGCCAAAACCAAAGTATAATTATGGGAAGCAGATCGGTGGTTGCACGGAACAGGGGTGGGGAGGCACTAGGGGGACTGCTGGGGGGCTGCGTTCTCCTGAAGGCAGCATTTAGGGGCAGGATTAGTCCAAGCTGTTGGGACAGGGGCTCAAGAGGCACCTCAGCTGACCCCTCGCTGTGCAAGTGAAGatgctgaggcccagagggggcaaagggcttgcccagggtcacacagcaataTGGTAGCAAGAGGTGAGGCCCCCGACCCTTGATCTAGCTCCCCCTTAGCTCTTGGCCACAGTGCCTCTAGTCCCTCCTGGTAGACGCAAGGCAGTGTGTACACAGCATCCTGGGTAGTTTGCAGTAGGAGCTCTATTAATGCCCCTGGACCTACTGAGGTACAGTTTAAGGGCACGAAAGCGTGCTGGTTTTGGAGGCTGGTAGACTCACCTCTTCCCATCCCATGGCTGCCACTTCCAAGCCATGGGACCAGGGGTGACACTTCAACCTCCCTGAGCCCCTTTCCTCATCAGAGAAGTGGGGAAAATAAATGAGGCTGTCACCTCAGATGGTGACAAGTGCTGTGAAAGAAGTAAAGCAGGGAGATGTGACCAAGAGCACCTGCCTGGGAGGAGGGCTTCGCCAGGGTGTTGGTGATGTTTGCTCTGAGCTAGAAGGCTGAAGAGGAGCCAGCCACTCGGGGATCTTCAGGGAGAGGGTGGGGTGCCAGGTAGAGGACCAGCAAGTGCAAACGCCCTAGGCTTCCCCAGATTCCCCAGCCCAGGTCCACCCTCCCAGCACCGTCACTAAGGAGCATGACTCCGTAGCCCTGGGCGGGGCCTTGTGTGCACTGGCCTTCGAGCCCTGCCAAGCCCTCCCCTCTCACCAGCCCAGCCACCCATGCAGTGTCACCCCCTTCCCCGCCCTGACCTTTGGCTTCTGCATGCCAGGAGGTGCTGTATGTCTCCACCTGGCGGCCCACTTGTCACCAGGAACTTGCAATGTATGCAGCTGTATCTCCCCTGCCCCACCGCCATCCCTCCCATGTTTGGCGTATGTGGAGTGGATGCTCCAGGGCTTCTGGAAAGCCTTCATTCACAGCCACCCCTAACTCGGGCCCACACACCAGAGCTGCATGTCCACGGTGACGCACACACTCACTCTTGTTCCCTCGCTCATGAGTCCTGCTCTCCAGGGAGGCATCTAGGGGATTTTCTCAGCCTTCACAGTACCTCAGGGCCCTGGTCCCCTGTCACTAAGGGGCTATGGGACCTAGCAGAACTCGAATAACCTTTAACTGGCCCAGCTGACCCTTGGACAACCAGTTCACACCGAGAAACTGAgtctgggaggggaggaggggttgCCTGAAGTCATGTGACCCAGTGGGCTGCATTTACCAGCACTTAAAACTGcatttgttttgtgtatttgtttacagcttcctcccccccacccccccatatcTCTGTCCCAACGACGTGAGCTCAATGTCTGATGCACCTCTGGCTCTagagcttggcacacagtagcTCCTCACAGAATGTCGCTTGACAGACTGAATGactaaataacaacaataataatatgtATTGAGGGCTCACTATGTGCCCCACACTGTACTTAATGCTTTGCATTGATTCATTCAACGAATGTTTACTGAACCACGTTATGTGTGAGGAATTGGAATGTAGCCATAAACACAAGACTAAAGTCCCTGACTTTGTGGAGCTGATATTCCTGTAGGGGAGACagtaaacaaacagaaatgaagtcCAAGGTGATAGGTGCTCGGAAAAGAAGATAGGTGCTAGGAAATGCTGGAAGATGGGAGTGGTTACAATTTTAGATTAGGCGTCCCCAGAGGACCTTTGAGGCAAAgatctgaaggaagtgagggagggagctgTGTTACCTCTTGGGAAAGAATGTTCCAGCAGAGTGAAGAGCAAATGCAGAGACCCAGAGGCATGTAGGGGGGTGTAAGGGAAGGGGAATATGCCAGTAGGGCTGAGACACAGAGGGAGGGGAGCGTGATGGGGGTGGCACTGGTGTGTTACCTTGGGCAGCTTGCTGGCCACTCCACCTCAGTTTCCGCATGTGGACAGTGTCGTGGTGCATCCTGCTGTGTTATATTTGGACCCCAAGGCAGGTTAagagcccagctctgccagttGCCATCTATGCGACCTCAGTCTAGTTATTTCtgttctccaagcctcagtttccgcCTCTGTAAAGTAAGAATAAAAATGGTACCAACTTCTAACAGATTGTGAGAATTCGTTAAGATCaagcatgtaaaaaaaaaaaaaaaaaaagatcaagcaTGTAAAGCACCTGTGTCCGGCACTGAGAAAGTGCTCGATAAATGGTagctgctgtgttttttttttttaatcatcatcaTTCGCATCCATCTAGAGGAAAcgggggcacagagaggttgagtaacatgcccagtgtcacacagctagtgagtgacaGCTGGAATGTGAGTCCAGATGTAACAGCACTTAACCTCTGTATTATACCGAACCCTCAAGTGAGTGAATGGTTTGGGGGTCTCTGAGGGGACTCCACTCCAGTTCTGAACAAATTCAGAACGAAGACAAGGAAAAGGCTGCTGGAGGCCAAATTATCCCACTTACTGTTGATAAAACTTAGGCCGCGGGGAATGTGGCTTCCATCTGGACCTAAGGTACTTCCCGACACCAAATCCCAGGAGGACATTTTCATCTGGTTACCAGCAGCACTGGGGCAGAGTGGGCTTCCCTACCTGGGGCGATTGGGGGTCAGAGAGAAAGGGACCGTTGGCTCCTAATAGGGAAAGGTTGGGCTGATCTGAGCACGCCTGGTTTACTCTCTCCAGACTCACCGTGCAAATGAGGCCCCACATCTCCCTGGGGAAGAGCAGGTAAAGGGGCAGGTTGAGGCCAGGAATGTTATTCCTGAGGCTCCATTCACAGGGAGCAAAGTGTCCCACGTAGACAAGGAACACCTCCTGCCCCAAccaatgagtgaatgagtgagcaagcaagcaagcgagtgACTTCCTGATttagggtggggagtgggcaggGATATCCCTCTTGCCCACCTCCCCCCCACCGCCCAGCTTATGCTCCTCGTGTCCACAGTTGCAGGGGCTCTCATTGCTGACTTCTTGTCTGGCCTGGTGCACTGGGGAGCGGACACCTGGGGCTCCGTGGAGCTGCCCATCGTGGGGAAGGTGCGTATGCTGACCCAGCCCCGGAGCCCAGCCCATCTCCTCCAGGAGGAGGTCGGGCTGTCTGACCTGGGTGAGTCCCCTTTCCTCTCCGAGCCTGTTTCCCTATCTGAAAGATGGGAACTGTGGTTCCAGCCTGACCGCCCCCATGCCCCTCCTCCAAGACTAGAACAAGAATCCCCTGGGATTTTCTGGAAGCATCAGGCGTGGGACAGAGAGCTTTGATCCATGTCCACCTCACCGGAACCCCTTGAATTTGGGGACCACGCCACATCTTATTCTCTTTTGCCTGCCCTGCTACACCGCACTGTTTTCATTGAACTTTATCTTGAGTCGGTCTGACTTTTTTGATTGTGGTAGAAAATCTGGTACAAACGTAACCAAAGAAAGGTACTGATTCGTGTAATGACAATGTTAGTAGTAGAGCCAAATTAGGGCATGGCTGGGTCCAGTGGGACGGACAGACCATATTCTTCGGACTCAGTCCCTCTCCATGTCTGTCTCTGCTGGCTCCACTCTCGTGTAGGCTTTCCCCCGTGAGGTGGCCAGGATGGCTCACAGCTGCCTAGACTTCCATCCTCCCAGCTCGGTGCCCCCAGTAGAAGAACTCCCCTCTCCCATAGTTTCGGCCAGAGTCCCATAGCTCATTCCCATTGGCACAGCTTGGATCACACACCCATCCTTCATCCAATCAAGGTGGCCAGAGGGGTGGGGtgctctgattggccaggccAGGGTCCCGTGCTCACTCTTAACTAGGGGGTGGAGGAGTCAGCCCATTGGAGCAGCTGGTactaaaagaagaaagggaggctgTTACTTACCAGAAGGAGGGACTTGGacgttggaaagaaagaaaggtcctGCCTGTCACTGGGAGGGGCCTCCTCAATTGTCTTAGGGTAGGGAAGGAGGGTGGAGATGGTCTCCAAACCCCGCCATAGCCCAGGTCAGGAGGCTGAGGCCCACAGGGGGGCAGTGCCAGCCCAAGGTCCCCACCAGGTCATTTCGACCCATCTTGCGCTAAAGCTGTTAGACCCAGACCCTGAAGGCTGGGTGGGATCTGCAGCAGTGGCGTGGTGGGACAGCATCTCAAAGGCAAGGAGGTGAGCCCGCGTGGAGTGTGTGCAGGAGGTCGGGGAGAGTGGCTGACCACCACAGGCTGACTGGTCGGATGGatcccccctcccgcccccctaCCCAACCCAGGCTTTCATCCGGCCATTCCGGGAGCATCACATCGACCCGACAGCCATTACGCGGCACGACTTCATCGAGACCAACGGGGACAACTGCCTGGTGACGCTGCTACCGCTGTTAAACATGGCCTACAAGTTCCGCACCCAGAGCCCAGGTAAGAGTGCCCCCTGGTGGGCCTTCAGAGAGCCATGGGGGACAGGCACACACGCACCCCTCCCATGCGTCTCCTgtagcttgtgtgtgtgtttgccccTCACAGTGTTAGAACAATTTTTAGTTAGTTTCCCTCATGTAAAATTGGGATATTTGACAGAAAGATCTGTgtttccagcttctcttgaacAATCCGATCTGGCCACCCTGGGTCTTTGTTCCCACTTGGCTGTACTGGGCCAGAGCTGAGCTGCAGGGGCCCCCCCCTTAGACAGAGATGCACGCTCTCCACTTTGCCACAGTCCCCACTGCTCCCTGCTGTCCAATGCCTGGCCTGCCTTGCTCATTTGAATTACCTCCCTGGCCCAGAGGGCTTCTGGTTTTGCTGCCTGGGCTTAGTGGAAAGAGTATATGTAGCCTGCCAACCCCGTCCTGAGTTCAGACCTCTGCCCTGACTATCTGGGGGAGGAAACTTGTGCCaaagcaagtcacttcacctctctgaacctcagccaCCTCGTCTGTCAGGTGGGGGTTGAGTCCTTCCCCTGTGCCAGATCCTGTTCTAACAGTTTGACACGGTGCTGATCTTTAGAGCAGCCCCGCTGCAGGGAGATGTGATGAATGTCTGTGGTGTTGGGGGtgctgccctgcccacctcctctTGCCCAGTTGGGGGCACCTGTCCCCCAGCTGCTGTGAGCGTCCTGAGAACTGCCAGGGCAGGTCCCGCCTCTTCCTTTGGGATAAGCCTGAAGccagtgaccaaaaaaaaaaaaaaaaaaaaaaaagcctgcaaaAGCCAGCCCCCTGGCCTCTGAGCGGGACCAACTCTATGGAGTCATTAACATTTCTAgacccccccccaaccccaccaggATCAGGCTGAGACAGGACTCCCCCTACCCCATCTTTGCTTAACTCTTCTCCTGCCCTGTCCTGCTTTCCTCACTCCCTCAGATGTTTTTCCAGAAGAGGATTTCCCGCCCCACCCCGCACCCCCCCAGTCAGATGACTCATGTGCACatgaatccttgtctcaggctctgcttctagggaatCTGGACAAAGACTTATTCTCATTTCGTTGTTGAGGAGCTTGAGACTCAAAGAGGTAGAGTCGTTGACCCAAGTTCATACAGTTAAGAAATGTCAGAGcaggggggaattccctggtggtccaggggttaggactccacgctctcactgccgagggcccaggttcaatccctggtcggggaactaagatcccacaagccgcgcggcGTGGccgaaaaagaaacagaaatgtcaGCGTAGGGATCTGCGCCCAGTTCTGCCTCATTCCAGAGCCCACATTCTTAACTATTACCTATGCTTATTCCATTCTGCCCACTGAGcagaagaggagactgaggcccagaggggagtCTGAGCTTGCCCAAGTCCAGTTGGGAGGTTGGAAAGAGGCCTGGGTGCTATCTGGGAAGGGAGCTGGGCCAGGCTGGCAGTGGGCCCCCACCCTGTGGACAGCTGTATGGGGCCTATGGTAATCCCCCCTCTACCCACGCTGCAGAAGTCCTGGAGCAGCTGTACCCCTGGGAATGCTTCATCTTCTGCCTCATCATCTTCGGTACCTTCACCAACCAGATCCACAAGTGGTCACACACGTACTTTGGGCTGCCGCGCTGGGTCGTCCTCCTGCAGGACTGGCATGTCATCCTGCCTCGTAAACACCATCGCATCCACCACGTCTCACCCCACGAGACCTACTTCTGCATCACCACAGGTACGGCTCTAGGGTAGCGTGGAATGGGCTGCCCCCACTCTG from Mesoplodon densirostris isolate mMesDen1 chromosome 16, mMesDen1 primary haplotype, whole genome shotgun sequence includes:
- the PEDS1 gene encoding plasmanylethanolamine desaturase 1 isoform X1, with protein sequence MAGAEDGPGQQPEVDEDEAAYCRRWGAQHAGARELAALYSPGKRFQEWCCVLLCFSLIAHNTVHLLLLVHWEHTPLVMLGVVAGALIADFLSGLVHWGADTWGSVELPIVGKAFIRPFREHHIDPTAITRHDFIETNGDNCLVTLLPLLNMAYKFRTQSPEVLEQLYPWECFIFCLIIFGTFTNQIHKWSHTYFGLPRWVVLLQDWHVILPRKHHRIHHVSPHETYFCITTGWLNYPLEKMGFWRRLEDIIQGLTGEKPRADDMKWAQKIK
- the PEDS1 gene encoding plasmanylethanolamine desaturase 1 isoform X2, with amino-acid sequence MAGAEDGPGQQPEVDEDEAAYCRRWGAQHAGARELAALYSPVAGALIADFLSGLVHWGADTWGSVELPIVGKAFIRPFREHHIDPTAITRHDFIETNGDNCLVTLLPLLNMAYKFRTQSPEVLEQLYPWECFIFCLIIFGTFTNQIHKWSHTYFGLPRWVVLLQDWHVILPRKHHRIHHVSPHETYFCITTGWLNYPLEKMGFWRRLEDIIQGLTGEKPRADDMKWAQKIK